GCGACCAGAACCAATATTGAAATGACAACAAAGGCCTTGTTCATTCAGTCCGACTATTTAACACTGGATAATAAAATATTCCGAAAGGCTCAGCTTTTTCCACAGTTCGTACTGTTCTATGTCCACTTCGATACAGTCGTGTTCATTCAATAGGACTCTTTTATACTTGAGATGCTACTTTCTTCCTCTGTAGTGAACGTTCGAGGAATATGGTGGAGGAGAGTAATATACGGGTTACTTACCTTGCACGCCGTCCACACTGAGAGATTGACCAGCGGTATCAGGTACAAGCTTACTCGGCACAACCCGTGTGAGAATTACCATGCCCGACAGTTCGACGAGTGTTTGGGTTACGACGATGGCTGGCGCAAGCGAATAACCTGATGGCAGTGCGAGTGCCAGGGGAAGGACGACAAGCGAATTCCGTGTCACCGATGTGAATACCAGCGAGCGGCTTTCTCCAACTCCCATTCCGAGGAGTCCAGCCGCGAGCCGTCCAAGGAGCGGCATGATGACCAGAAAGGCGACGTATATCGGGACGACAGCAGCGATCTTCCTGATTGAATCTTGTACCCGAGGGAGCTGTGAGGCGATGATCACGAACAGTGTTACGCCCATCATCGGTACCGAGAGCCACCCCATCACGTCTTGCCACGTTTCGCCACGGGGAGAACGCTCTGCGAAGTATTCCGTCGCCCACGCGAGTGAGAGGGGGATGGCAATAATCACGATGAACGCCTCGATGAATGGGCCAGCTTCGATGAATTCGGCGACTTGCTGACCCATGAACAGCCAGAGATACAGCGGGAGCAACACGAGCTGAATCAGCATGAGAGCGGGTGTCGCGGCCGTAATCTGTTCGGAGTCGCCCCCACCGAGTTCTGTGAACGTGATAACGTAGTCGATACACGGCGTCAGCAACACCATGAACGCGCCGACAAGAATTGCCGGCTCTTGTGGCAGGAACCGTGTGAGACCAAACACGACCACCGGAACGACGACGAAGTTCATTCCGAGAGCTGCCCCCATGAATCGCCCGTTCCGGAACGCTCGGCGGATGCGAATGAACGGGATCTCTAAGAACGTCACATACAACAAGACTGCCAGAACAGGATTTATCAGCGGTTCTAGGACCGCGCTCGCACCCGGTATCCCGAGACCGATACCGATAGCGAACAGGACGGAAACGGCATACAGTGCGACCTGATTGTGCTGAATCCACCGTTTCGAGAGCCCACTCATAGCCGTACTACTGTACCCCGGCGGCTAAGTCAGGAGAACCAATCATAGGGATGTCCAGCCTCGTGTGGCGGTGCGCACATGCATTTTTGACTGTGTATCATGCGAGGTGTCTGCGTCTGAAAAGTGAGCGGATTGTTATCGTAGAAACCAAACCGCGGCACTTGTGTAACGCATTAATCGTTACTCTGGACGGTCAGCTGTTAGCCTGTACCGACCGTCAGTTTGCTTGGTCGAGTATGCTGGGAGAAGCACGACCAGTTTCTAAGGAAGGGGCTACTGCCTTTGAGTAGCGTAAAAGGCAGGATTGCAATTCGAGGCTCTGTTGAACTCCTATTGCCTTGTTTAATCACAAGACAACGGCCGGATAGGGCTACTCAGACACATTTTCACAGCGTCAGCGGCACAATTTCGGGACCAGACGATGCAGTAGCTGTCACTACTGGTGCTTGGTGAATGATCAGAACTATGGCATTTTGTTCCCACGGTCAAGTGACGACGGCGATACCTCTCCTGGATATGTCCGGAGAAGGGGAGCAGGCGGCGAGCCTAACTCGCCGCCTGCGTTAGGTTATGCACGATGCACTTGCGTGTGAGCTCCCGGAACTGGCCGTGCCAGCTCCGGGAGCGGAGCTTCTCGCCGTCGTCTTTCTTCAACTGCGAGAACCCGGTTTCACTCATCCAGCGCTGGTTGTAGTCCTCGTTCATTCGTGCATTGTGAGCTTTCTGTAGCGGTGTCTGCTCTCGGTGCTTGATCAACGGCCGCGTTGAGTTGGAGCGACACTCCTCACGGAGGTCGCTCCAAGAGTAGTTGGCGTCAGCAGACAACACACGCAGGTCTTCCGCGTTCCGGCGGAAGACCTGCATCCCAATATGGCCGTCCCACGCCTTCTGCGT
This genomic interval from Haloarcula halophila contains the following:
- a CDS encoding arsenic resistance protein codes for the protein MSGLSKRWIQHNQVALYAVSVLFAIGIGLGIPGASAVLEPLINPVLAVLLYVTFLEIPFIRIRRAFRNGRFMGAALGMNFVVVPVVVFGLTRFLPQEPAILVGAFMVLLTPCIDYVITFTELGGGDSEQITAATPALMLIQLVLLPLYLWLFMGQQVAEFIEAGPFIEAFIVIIAIPLSLAWATEYFAERSPRGETWQDVMGWLSVPMMGVTLFVIIASQLPRVQDSIRKIAAVVPIYVAFLVIMPLLGRLAAGLLGMGVGESRSLVFTSVTRNSLVVLPLALALPSGYSLAPAIVVTQTLVELSGMVILTRVVPSKLVPDTAGQSLSVDGVQGK